CTTCAAAGCCGCCGGCCGAGAAGAAAATAGACTCCACCATGTCCACATTCGGGAAGCTAAGGCCTTCCTGCTGGCCTGCACGGGTAAGAAACGGGCGGTAAATTTCAATATCGTTTACATACACAAGGTTTTCATCGAAACTGCCGCCGCGCACCGAATACTGGTTGCTGAGTTCGTTGTTTGAGCTTACGCCAATGGCGGTAAAGCGGAGCAACTGGCTGATGTCGGGATTCGGTGTGGGAAGCTGTGGCACACGAGGAGGCAGGAAAATACCCGTGCCTGAACCGCGTTCGGTTTTGGTAAATGTGCCGAGGCTGATGGTGCTGAGGGAAACATTGCGTGTAATGTTTTCGCCGTCTTGCGGTGTGATCACAAACGTATATGGCCGGTAGCCCACACCGCGTACAATAATTGTATCCGCCACCCCTGCAGGAACAGCCAGCATGTAATAGCCTTTTACGCTGGTGGTGGCGCCCTGACGACTGTTTTTGCAATATACCTGCACCATTTCAGCCGGCACGCCGGCCGAGTCGGTGACCTGACCGGAAATTACAGCTGTTTGTGCGGCGGCACTAAGGCCAGACAGCAAAAAAAGGAAGAAAACGAAAAGACGGAGTACTAAATTCACGCGGCAATAACGCAAAAAACGCCCGATTATTGGTTATTTCTGAATGCACCGTTGCGGGCAGCCTGAATAAATTTGGCCCAGGCTACCGGGTTCAGCAGGTTATTGGGCACTGCCTGTCCGGCATAATAATTTTTGTTCACCTGCTGCTGCATCTGATATTTATACGACATGGTAGCATCGTTTCGTACAATTTCGGCTGCTGCAGCCATTGTGCGGGCATCAAGGTTTTGCCGTGCGCGCTCCAGGTCATCATCGGGCACTTCGAGCGATAAAAAAGCCGTTTTAAACTGGTCTTTTGTGGGCCATGGATAAATAACCTGCTCTTTCATCAGCATGGTATCGGCACGCAAAGCCTGTACATGTGTAACGGTGCCGGGGCGCGAAAATGTATCGGGCACAATAAAAACGCCGCGTTTGTAGCCAAGTGCAAAATATTCGATGGTGTCGCGTTCCTGTACCACTAATGAATAATAGCCATTAGGCGTACTGTACACACCGCGGGTTGAGTTTTTTATTACTACCGCCACAAACGGTAAGGGCTGCAAACTGTCGGCATCAACCATCATGCCGCTGAGCTGGATAATTGTGCGCACCGAATCGGCTTTGGTTTGAGCTTTGGCACCCACCTGCTGGGCATGCAGCGAAGACAGCGCACCGGCAAGCAGTAAATACATGAAGAGTTGAAATACCCGCATTGCTTCAAAATTACGAAAAAAGAAAGGTCGCTGTTCGATATGAGTTTGTTTATTTAGGTTAATAAGCTTTATTTCTGCCTAACTGAGTTTTTGAGATTTCCGGTTGTATTCTGTTTGCGGGCAATGACTATCTTGTGGCAAACTTTTTCCCAATGAGACCCATTTTTACCCTGTTTGCATCGTTCCTTGCTTCCGCTGCGTTCGGACAAATTACCATCACTCAGTCTGATATGCCTTCGCAGGGCGATACGATCAGGGTGAGTTATGCCTCCAATACAGCCAACGTAAATCACACAGCAACCGGCCCCAATTTTACCTGGAATTTTTCGGCGCTCACACCCAATGCGCAGCAGGTTCTTGAGTTTGCTACCCCCACAGCATTGCCATTTAATTTCACCGCAACGTATGGTGTACTCAACCCATCGCCTGATTCGATTCCGTTTATTGGCGCCATTCCCACCAATTTTGTGGATTACTACAAAAACGGTTCAAGCGGTTACCGTCAGGTAGGGTCGAGTTTCGATTATGCGCCTCTTGGTAATTTTTCTATTCCCATTATTTACACCAGTTCGGATTACGTCTATCGTTTTCCCATGAATTATAATAATATCGACAGTTCAGACGCAGCTTATTCCTTTCAGTTGCCCGGGCTGGCTTATTTCGGACAGGAACGCCACCGCGTGAACCGTGTGGATGGCTGGGGAACACTGATCACACCTTTTGGCACCTTTCAAACACTCCGCGTTCGCTCGGTAATTGATGCGGTTGATACAATTTCATTTGATACCACCGGCACCGGATTTACATTTCCCCGTCCGCAAGTAGTTGAATACAAGTGGCTTTCGCAAAATGGTAAAATAGCCCTGCTTGAAGTAGAAGCGCAGGTGTTTAATAATATTGAAACCGTAACCAATGTAATTTACCGCGACAGTCTGCGTGCCAATGTATTTCAGGTTGGTATTGTGGAGCCTGGTGCGGCTGGTGTGGTAACCGCACTGTATCCTAACCCGGCGCAGGATGAACTGAATCTGTTCTGGACACAAACCTCCCAGATGCAGACGCGTATTGAAATCTGTGATTTATACGGACGGGTAGTTTGGACCGAAAACGCAGGTACGCTGGCTCAGGGCGCTCAGAGCCGAAAACTCAATGTAGCAACACTTAATTCGGGCGTTTACCTTGTGCGTATTCATTCTGAAAACGGCTCATCAAAGGCCGAATGTTTCGTGAAGAGATAAGCATGCTTACTAAATTAGCTGTGATTTCAACAGGTTAAATCGCTGTTTTTCAGTATTTTCCAGTATTTTTAACGCTAGTTTGTTGAAAAGTGCGTAACATTGCGCACCCCTTTGCGTAAAACGGAATGGAACTGACTGCCAAAACCTGTTAACATGCTGGAACTTTTTACGCGCCTACTCACCGTAATCGTACATGGTGAACATATCTTCCGCCCGGTAATGCTCCGTGTGCGTGCACGTTCAACCCGCTTTCCCCGTAAACCTTTCTGATTTTCAGAACCCTCTCTTCCTATGAAGCAAATTGCTACGCTATTTGCGGCTTTGATGTTGTCTGTTTCTGCTTTAGCGCAGGATCTTTCTGTAATTAACATCATCAGCCCGGTGAGTGGATGTGCGCTCACGGCAAACGAGAACGTAACCATCCGTATCTTCAACTTCGGCCCCAACCTGCCGGCAGGTACTACTTTTAATGTATCGTATGTCATTAACGCAGGTGCGCCGGTTACCGAACTGGTTACCTTGTCATCGGTGTTGCTCACCAACTCCACATTAAACTATACGTTTACAAGTCAGGCTAACTTAACTACGCCCGGACTTTATACGTTTAATGGTTCGGTGTCTATTGCCGGCGATATTAACCCCACCAACAATACCTTTACGGGTTACAATGTTACTTCTACTGCCGCATCAGTTGGCGGAACTGTGTCAGGGCCGGCCAGCGTATGTATTACGGGTAACTCGGGTGCGGTTACACTTTCGGGAAATACGGGCAATGTAATACGTTGGGAATATTCAACAGATGGTGGTGTAACCTGGTTTACACTTTCCAATACCACCACCACCCAGTCGTTTACTGATTTGAATACACAAACGCTTTACAGGGCAGTGGTGCAAAACGGTTCATGCACACCGGCTACTTCTTCCATCCATACCATTAATATTGATAATGCTTCTGTGGGCGGAACCATTACGCCTGCCACAAGCAGTGTATGTGTATCGGCTAACTCCGGAACCTTAACATTGGGTGGACGAACCGGTAACGTAGTACGCTGGGAGTTTTCCACCGACGGTGGTGTGACCTGGAACATTATTGCCAATACTGCGGCCACACAAACCTTTACCAATATTCCTTCTACACGCCTGTACCGGGCATTTGTGCAAAACGGCACCTGCAACGGGGCATATTCGGCCAATGCTACGGTAACCGTAAATCCTTTGCCGGTAGGCGGAACCATTAATCCGGCAACAACTACGGTTTGCGCCGGATCAAATAGTGGTACACTCACACTTTCGGGCCACATTAGTTCGGTGGCACGTTGGGAATTTTCTATTGACGGTGGTGTGACCTGGATCAATATTTCGAATTTTTCGGCCACACAAAACTTCTCAAACCTTACCCAGTCGCGCCTGTATCGGGTGCGTGTACAAAGCGGAGCCTGCGGAGTAACCTATTCAGCGGTGGCGGCAGTTAACGTTACGTCCACTACAGTGGGTGGTACGGTGTCTCCGGCCTCGGTTGCTGTATGTACCGGTACCAACAGTGGTGTGGTGAATCTTACCGGCAGCAACGGTTCAGTGCTTTTCTGGGAACAGTCTGTTGATGGCGGCGTAACCTGGACAAACATTGCCAATACAACCAACGTACAGGCTTACACTAACCTTACCACAACCACCATGTATCGTGCATTTTCGCAAAGTGGTGGCTGTGTCGGCGCATACTCAGCTC
This genomic window from Bacteroidota bacterium contains:
- a CDS encoding carboxypeptidase-like regulatory domain-containing protein → MYLLLAGALSSLHAQQVGAKAQTKADSVRTIIQLSGMMVDADSLQPLPFVAVVIKNSTRGVYSTPNGYYSLVVQERDTIEYFALGYKRGVFIVPDTFSRPGTVTHVQALRADTMLMKEQVIYPWPTKDQFKTAFLSLEVPDDDLERARQNLDARTMAAAAEIVRNDATMSYKYQMQQQVNKNYYAGQAVPNNLLNPVAWAKFIQAARNGAFRNNQ
- a CDS encoding T9SS type A sorting domain-containing protein, whose amino-acid sequence is MRPIFTLFASFLASAAFGQITITQSDMPSQGDTIRVSYASNTANVNHTATGPNFTWNFSALTPNAQQVLEFATPTALPFNFTATYGVLNPSPDSIPFIGAIPTNFVDYYKNGSSGYRQVGSSFDYAPLGNFSIPIIYTSSDYVYRFPMNYNNIDSSDAAYSFQLPGLAYFGQERHRVNRVDGWGTLITPFGTFQTLRVRSVIDAVDTISFDTTGTGFTFPRPQVVEYKWLSQNGKIALLEVEAQVFNNIETVTNVIYRDSLRANVFQVGIVEPGAAGVVTALYPNPAQDELNLFWTQTSQMQTRIEICDLYGRVVWTENAGTLAQGAQSRKLNVATLNSGVYLVRIHSENGSSKAECFVKR